CTTGATTATTACGAAGATCATAGCGATGCCTTGCGTATGCAAAAGCGCATTCGCTATCCAGAGCGCGTGCGTGAGGAGAGCTTCGTGCCTTGGTATGGGCAGCATACCGCCTTCACTTGCGGACCCGCATCGCTGATGATGGTGATGGCGGCCATTGAGCCTGCGACTGTATTGAACCAAAGTCTCGAACTCGATCTTTGGCGTGAAGCCACCACTATTTTTATGACATCAGGCCACGGAGGCTGTCACCCCTTAGGTCTGGCGCTCGCGGCAAAGCGCCGTGGCTTCGCCGCGGAAGTCGTGATGAGCCAGACCGATCCGCTCTTCGTGGAAGGCGTGCGCTCGGCGCACAAGAAAGAGGTGCTGAATTTGGTGCACGAGCAATTTCTTGAGCGCAGTCAGGCGCAGGCGATCCCCATTCGGTGCGAGGCAGTTTCGGTGGCCGAAATCGAGTCGCAATTAAAGAACGGGGCGTTTGTGCTGGTGATGATCAGTAGCTATCGACTCAACGGCGACAAGGCGCCGCATTGGGTGGTGGTGACCGCCTTTGATGAACTTTGCTTTTACTTGCACGATCCGGACACAGATAAATTAACGATCAGCGAGTTGGACTGCCAATACATACCCGTCGCTAAAGAAGACTTCGCAAAGATGATCAATTACGGGCGCACTCGTTTTAGTGTGGCCTTGTTTTTTCAGCAACAGTGATACGATCGGCTACAGTGGCTGAATTCAGCCTAAGCGCGTGGGGGCTCGGGTGCTCCATTAGACAGCCGAATTGTGCTGGCCTTCGAGTAAGCCGTTGAGTGTGTTGAAGAAAATCTTTGATTGAATGGGTTTACTGATAAATGCGTTCATGCCGGCGTCTCGACACGCTTTTTTCGCAGTGTTATCGACATTGGCAGTCATGGCAACGATTGGAGTCAACTGGTTGGACGTATCGTGACTGCGTATCCATGCACAGGCTTCTGTGCCGCCCATGATTGGCATCGATAAGTCCATCAGTATCAGGTCGAAGCTCTCTTTTTGGCATTGGATAATAGCTTCTTTACCATTGCTGGCTGTGTGTGGCTGGCCGTTGTAGAATTCGATTAGGGCCTTTGCGATTAACAAGTTATCGGGCTTGTCGTCCACGATCAGGATGTTGGGTTTGCCGATGAATTGATTTTGACCAATCCCGGGGGTGTCTGCTGTGGCTGTTTTTGGCAGGCTACGAACAATTTTAAGTGGTAGATGGACGGTGAAGGTCGAACCTTCGCCCAGTGTGCTTTGCACCTCTATTTTTCCGTCCAAAAGTTCGATCAGTTTTTTGCAAATGGCTAATCCCAGGCCGATGCCTTCGTGTTTGCGGGTGTAGGATGCGTCGACCTGACTGAATGGGTCGAAGAGCTGCTGTTGTTGGGATTTCTCGATTCCGATACCACTGTCTTCAATCGCAAAGTGAAACATGGTGTTCGGCGTGGATTCCATTGACAGGCGTAGAGTGACACTGCCTGCATGCGTATATTTTATCGAGTTGTTGAGCAGGTTTTCCAAAATTCGATGTAACATCTGCTTATCTGTTTCGACGGTGAGTTGGGTGGGGCTGACTTGACCGGTCGTGTCGTTTTGGAAGTGTAGCTGTAGGTTGCGTGCGCTGGGGCGAAGTTCGTCCATGGCTGCGGCGCAGAATTCAGGTAGGTTAAAACGCTCCAAATTGGGTTCCACTCGATCGCTGACGATGCGCATGTAGTGAAGGATGTCGTCGATCAGCGCCAACTGTCGGCGTCCGGAGTTAATGATCGTCTTTAGGTAGCTCTTGTCTGGTTCGACGGTGCAGTTTTCCAGCAGTATGTCTGCGAAGCCAAGGATGGGGTTGAGCGGAGTGCGCATCTCATGACTCATTACCGCGAGAAACTCACTCTTTGCTTTACTGGCAGCTTCTGCAGCTTCTTTAGCTTGGATTAATTCGAGTTCGGTTTGTTTGCG
The nucleotide sequence above comes from Coraliomargarita algicola. Encoded proteins:
- a CDS encoding PAS domain S-box protein, translated to MNFSSRRYQLIPFFAVCLATILFVYIDRYHPEQQLRQNLLGTFIQVIGITFPLLFITIYVSNRKWQQRLHELSQTITQSKDEELARNRSIIEGTEVGTWDWNLQTGELVLNERWAGILGYTLDELKPIGISTWERTVHPDDMKAAENMRKQHLRGESNYYDAQFRQRHKNGEWRWINARGKVLEWTAEGEPLRMSGTHMDITEQKQAELELNESRMMLCRVLDTIPARVFWKDTNCIFLGCNQLIAKDLGQQSSNEIIGKTDFDFFSQEEAERFQKDDQQVMHSGIAKIAYEERLYRPNGEIIWLLTSKVPLRDLHDNTIGVLGTYEDITLRKQTELELIQAKEAAEAASKAKSEFLAVMSHEMRTPLNPILGFADILLENCTVEPDKSYLKTIINSGRRQLALIDDILHYMRIVSDRVEPNLERFNLPEFCAAAMDELRPSARNLQLHFQNDTTGQVSPTQLTVETDKQMLHRILENLLNNSIKYTHAGSVTLRLSMESTPNTMFHFAIEDSGIGIEKSQQQQLFDPFSQVDASYTRKHEGIGLGLAICKKLIELLDGKIEVQSTLGEGSTFTVHLPLKIVRSLPKTATADTPGIGQNQFIGKPNILIVDDKPDNLLIAKALIEFYNGQPHTASNGKEAIIQCQKESFDLILMDLSMPIMGGTEACAWIRSHDTSNQLTPIVAMTANVDNTAKKACRDAGMNAFISKPIQSKIFFNTLNGLLEGQHNSAV
- a CDS encoding GNAT family N-acetyltransferase/peptidase C39 family protein, with the translated sequence MSERRFRCVQAEDIERLLEIEALCFTSDRLSRRSFQRWIKGENCIFLVLEWDQVVYGYGLVLLHKGTRLARLYSIALHPDARGQGHASALMLALEAAAVEEDRLFMRLEVAKQNLAAVQLYQRLGYRVFGEFLDYYEDHSDALRMQKRIRYPERVREESFVPWYGQHTAFTCGPASLMMVMAAIEPATVLNQSLELDLWREATTIFMTSGHGGCHPLGLALAAKRRGFAAEVVMSQTDPLFVEGVRSAHKKEVLNLVHEQFLERSQAQAIPIRCEAVSVAEIESQLKNGAFVLVMISSYRLNGDKAPHWVVVTAFDELCFYLHDPDTDKLTISELDCQYIPVAKEDFAKMINYGRTRFSVALFFQQQ